One genomic region from Magallana gigas chromosome 3, xbMagGiga1.1, whole genome shotgun sequence encodes:
- the LOC105320010 gene encoding apolipoprotein D, with protein sequence MLLQVLGLFFLLAVAKAQVFSLGKCPTVKTQDPFDINKYLGDWYEIYKFEASFEGKQTCIRANYQLKEDGHIRVQNTGIEDGKNITAVGDGYAPDKNVPAKLQVRFSDKAPYGKYWVLDTDYDHYTLIYSCTDLAGLSHIEFAWILSRARTLDDQYKTKLFDLVTSYGIKTSNFQKEVQEGCS encoded by the exons atgctccTGCAAGTTCTAGGGCTGTTCTTTCTTTTGGCTGTAGCAAAAGCCCAGGTTTTCAGTCTGGGGAAATGTCCAACGGTAAAAACACAAGATCCTTTTGACATAAATAAG TATTTGGGCGACTGGTATGAGATATACAAATTTGAAGCAAGCTTTGAAGGAAAGCAGACGTGTATACGTGCCAACTATCAATTGAAAGAGGATGGTCACATCAGAGTGCAAAACACAGGAATAGA AGATGGTAAAAACATAACGGCTGTAGGCGATGGTTATGCCCCTGATAAAAACGTCCCTGCAAAGCTGCAAGTCCGATTCTCTGATA aggCTCCGTACGGCAAGTACTGGGTTTTGGACACCGACTATGACCATTACACGTTGATCTACTCGTGCACTGATCTTGCTGGACTCAGTCATATTGAGTTTGCGTGGATTCTAAGCCGGGCAAGAACATTAGATGACcaatacaaaacaaaactgtttgatttaGTCACGTCATATGGGATCAAAACATCAAACTTTCAAAAAGAAGTTCAGGAAGGATGTTCATAA